The genomic stretch gagagcaagaggagaaAGAAAAAGGAGAAGCGGGGAAgacgagtgagtgtgtgtgacctCTGCACATGCTTCCGGGCCACAATTAACTTTATGAATGGTTTAAATGAGGAAGAGACCAAAAATTAAATAGATGCAAGCTCGAACCATTATGTCAGCAGAGCCATTTAGACCTACACGCTATGACCAATCATTGTCCACTATGTCAAGAGCAAGTTCACTTCTGTGATTCAACGGTTCGCTGTCCACGTAGTATTGAGCTCAAAGTAGGACAAAATAGACGACACATAAGACGGGACTCGCCTGTACAGCCTCCACAGAGAGCACGCCATTCTCCCAGGCATTCAACACCTCCAAGATGGCTGCCGGCGTGCTGAGGCAAATCTCGTGCCACTTCATCTGACTGACACACAGTGGTAGATACATTGGTACAGGTTCAAGAAAAACAATGCCAATAAATAGATTTAAGGAAGGATAAGAGATGGTGCACATGGGCTCCAGTTTAAataatgtcccccccccccccactggtTTAAATTATGCTCCTCAAAAAAAGAAATTTGAACATGGTGGACATTTCAACCATAGCCTGGACTTCTTCCTCTGTTCTTGTTTAACCCAGCAGTAGAGAAACATTGAATTCCAGTCTGATTCTGACCCTAGAGTGAAAAGATAGGACCCCATCACTCACACTAGCTTCATCTCAGAGGAGTTGTTGAGGAGGGCCACCAGGCTTTCCACCTTGCCAGACTCGGGCCTGAAGCAGGGGTGGTCTGGGTTCAGGGTCTTGCCCTCTTCTGGCATGCAGGTTTGCAGCCACGTCTCAAAGAACGGGGTCTCCCCCGAGGGGCTGGGATCCGACAGGATCACCTGGAGGGGTAACAACAGAGTCATATGGTATAATAATATAGAGCGGGGGATATTGTTTCATAATTTGTTGTTTTATTTAACTATGATATAATATAAATCTACCAGGGACAGGTTCTGACCATGAAACTTATGTAACATGAGTCATATTACCCATCATAGAAATGTGGCAAAGACATCACAGCTGTGCCATTCAGATAGCACAAGCAGAAAGCGATTGCGTGTTTTGGCCACCTAGTGGAGCTGTGCTGAAAAAGCTGGATAATGATGCAAAATCTACAGGAGAAGTGAACGGGGGGGGGCTGACCCTAGTTCAGCTCTCCTGCTCTGAGACACTTTCTGAATACGGACCTAGATCACTTACATAGATAGCGTGAGTACTAGGTGTGAGACCAACCTCTGATCCGTAGGTCTGCACCACGTGACACAGCATGAGGAAGGAGATGTCGAACAGCAGGGCTCGCACTGAGGCCGACTTGGCTACAACAAGGTAGAAAAAAGGGAGACCATGTCCAAATCAAATCCATGTTATATGTTATTCAGAAAGTCCCATACTCAGCAACACTCATGTACTCACATCCTTCTCCACTGATGTGCTTCGGAAACTCATTCAGCCTGAGAAGCAAAGACCGAGCATCAATAAATAATCTCCTTAAAACACTGTCCCCCTCTTACATCATGTATATTTTCCCATTTTGCccttaaattaaaaataaataaaagactcCACAGTAATATGGTTTGAGTCTGTCAATAAATTGTATTAAACAGTCCTGATGGACTATTAGTGGCTTGATGTGTGTCTCACTTGATGAACTTCCGGGCGAAGGACTTGAGTTTTCCCGTGGCTGCGGCAGCTGCCAGGAGGAGGTCCAGGCTCTTCCCAGAGAGCATGTGTCCCAGCACCCCCAGAAGGCCCTCTGGAGACTTGGAGTGGTCTGCGTCCACCGTCTAACACAAAAGGAGAAGACAGACATAGAACACAATAATGAGAGTGTGATATGGGTGACCTGGAAGTTGTTTAGCAAAAGTTGGAGCTCTGGGATAGCTTTATGATGAGGTTGACTAACTGTCTTTACAGCAGTAATTATTCAGGGATATAGTACAGGATAAAAGTCCGcatcgtgttcattagggcacactgtaGCTAAACATTTTGAAATGGAAAACGACAACAAGCGTTTCTATTAGACAAGTTGAAATAGAACCTCCCGCTGACTGTAAAGCTAGGTAGGGTTGGCATGGGGAGAACGAGGACCTTGAGGATGTTGGTGACAGTGGGCTCGGCTCGCAGGATGAGGCCTGGGTTGGGCTGAATGTTGGCGTTTTCTGCAGTCTTTAGCCGTGGAGCATACTCCCTGTCCTCAGCCCTCAAGAAAAAGTTACACacaagagaaatagagaaagaaagagggaaacagaggagagTGAAAGAAGGAGAGCAAGACACTGACAGACAAGCAAAGAGAGAAAGAATAATGTGGTgataggaaagagaggaggagacagaatgaAAGATATTAGTGGCAAACTTGATGCATTTATACTCTATCATTCTCTTTCAGTGATGTTACACATATGAAGGGGCATGATGGCTCCCCGTACCGTTTAGAAGTGAGGTTGGTCGTGTTGGAGTCCGACAGGAGAGACAGCTTGTTGCACTCCTGCAGTAGCATACTTAGACAGTCGCAGCTGTAAAAAACAGACACGGAGTAAAAAGCTTGTCAGACACTGTATAACCTGTCTCGAGTGTTATAAACATGCTTATAACATAATGCTTCCTCTGTTCAGTTTTCCATTATCACTCACTTGCATCTCTGGTCCGCCTTGTCCAGCAGTGGTGTGAGCTTCAGCAGGTACTCAAAGGCAATGTTCACGTCATCCATGAAGTCCTGCTGCAGATTGACCATAATGCATGTCAAGACAGAGACCAGCACTCTTCCCTATCCTACATTCGTATGGTGATTAATATAGAGTTATATTGAGTTATTATACCATGGTATTGTTGAAGActcgtttctgattggcttaaagGGCATTCTAGCAAATTCATCAGCAACCCTTTCATAATCAGAACAAAACTTGAGTGAGATAAAAACATGAGTTTTACTCTGACTTTGGCAGTGCATTGCGGGGAAAAACCAAGTGTCGGCCCTGGGAAGTAACATTTTAAAGGCCAATGTCTTGGCAACGAAGAGAAATGTTGCAGTTTAAGTTAAATATGCTGCAATTCTTCACATTTTtgccatgaggcagagagaaaacattGCAGTGTGAAAGCttaaattacagtgcatttatgtacaaaaacaaaacagtGAGGGGGGAATACAAGTATTGAATTCACAAATGGATAATTAGTGAAATACTGTGAATACCAATATCACTGAGCTTCCCAAGCCCATGTTTACCAGGACTAAGAACATAAATTGTAGATTAATAATGACAGCGTTGTATTGTATTAAGACACTTTAGACTTCTCTCACGGATCCTTTTGCCAAAGGTTGTTTAATCTGCTGTTAATAATATTCAACAGCGATGCCAACTTCCACACATTGGGCGTGAGACATGCATCGGACCCTCTTCACACGCCATGTCTCTTATTTCTAACACATTGGAAAAAGTAGGCCGACTGCTTTTATTTTCAGATATACAGTGTATATTCAGCGCACGAGCTTTTCAACTGAACCTCCAAATTGTTTTGAAATCACAagcttttaaaaaaaaactatgaGCTGATCACAGTTTATGAACTAAATTATCTTAAGAGCAGCAAGGCCACATTATTCACCCCCTGTGCTCATTTGCAATTCAGCACTAGGTCCATTAGTCTGTAACAAGGACAAAGGCAGCATTGAGCAGGAATTCTGGTGACCTGACTAGATTGTGTAACTGATTCTAGTGGGGACAACAATACGGTGAAATATATTTTGGGGTTGTGTGTAGGAGCAGGCGGTCTCATCTGGTCTTCGGGAGATTTTATTATCCTTTACATTTATTTGGTCTTTCACAATAGCTGATGTAAGTCATAAGAACAATTCCCATCCCCTACAATGGGCTAAACTATAGACTAATTAGTGTGCTCATCTCAGcaagaacactactgttattccccaTAGTTGTATTATTTCACTTCTAACCAATTTTGCTGGTGTAATTAGGTTATTTTAAATCTAATGGCAATGTGTGTCTTTGAAAATATAGAAATCTTTTTTGAGGGAGTGCTGGACAGTGATGAAGATAGACAGTAATAAAATGAGAATAGGCTATATTGAAATGCCCCCTTATCCTAGTTTGTCATTTTTGTACTGTGCACAAGCTGCTAGGCAGAAATAATAAAATAGCTTGCTGATGTAGGCAAGATGGCAAGGTTTTGCAAATCAGCCTCAGCCACCTGAAGAGTGATATTCGTTAGATTTTTCTTGAATGTGGGATAATTTGTCAGATGAACATATTCAAACCCCCAGTATTTGGGAAACATAGATCAGGGATGGCCAAACCCCTCGGAGAGCTACCTCTCGGCAGGATTCTTTCTGCCGAGAGCTTTCCTATTTTaaaaagggatagttcacccaaaggAAGGACTTATTTCCATGCTTTTCTTATGGACAAGGAGAGAGTACAAACCACCCTATGGTTAGCCACTTCAACCAACCATTATTATTAGCATTTTCTAACCAAAAACCAACATAATTATATCTTCCCCAGAGAGCAGACTCTAAATGTCATGCCCAAATCATTTCAAAGTAACTTCAAACCAAGTCAGTGTGTTTTACGTGTATATTCAACTTTAAAAGAATCCTAAATACACTTGACCTGTGATTTTTAAAACATTTGATTCCACCCTGGTCATGGGCCATGTGAAAATATAAATGgcaggaaatgagctttaaaaCTGTATTTTTCCAAGGACGGGACACCCATACTTCCACATTCAGGAGAGGTCTCACTCCAAGGTATCTTCAAAAGTGGTCAGCCCTGTATTCAATAACGTTTGTGGTTTCATTGATTTATTTATCTGTCTGCAGACTCCCTGCAGTACCTCCCCTGTTCTAGAGCGTGCATTATTGCCCTGCAATACACGGCATTATCCAATGGCTATGAAGTTCATTCTTACATCttctatgtttgagctgcttATGAAagcaaaaaaaatctaatttaaaaTATTACTGGCATTGCTTAATTcgattttcataatagcaagctaggACGGACGGCTTGGTTAACCAAGCTAGCAAGTCtgtttggttaccaaggcaacGACTGCACCTATCCcataaacttgctagctacttcagtgagCTTTGGAAAGCATTTCTACCAGCAAATGTGTTCAATTACAGCCTTGGTATAAAAGGGATAACCAACTCGGGGCTCTCTGCGTTCTCAggaaaataatgcaactccgTGCATGGTTAGTTGTCGTCTATTATTTTCCACAGAATGCATAGACCCTCGATTACCCCTTTCATATTTCCAATGTATATTACAAGTAAATACACTTGAAACAGATCTTATAACCATTGATTGTTTTGTATGTAAAGAGAATAAATAACTCAGTACTATACCTGTACCTTCTCACCCTGGGGATACTTCTTTAGCCTGAGGAGAACCTGGGGGATCTACAGATGAGAGGATGATCAGTAAGATGGTGACATCTCATGGGCTCCAATGAAAAGAAAACATTCAAATGCTTGCTCCAAGGACCATGAAACatttatatactgtaactatctgGCATTCATTGTGAGAAGTACCTTAAGGAAGGTGAAGGCGGTCCACTTGAGTTCCTCGGTGCCCTCTGGTGACTCGATGAGGCCAGTGAAACACGCCTTCCAGATCTCCAACACAAAGAGCGGCGCAGGGATACGCTGCACAGGGGAATGCACCGGGCTTGGGGGTCAatattccatttcaattcagtcaattcaggaagtaaacggATTTACAACTTCCCTCAACTAAAAGCGAAAGTTGCATATGCTTTGCATACGTTAACTCTAGACCAATTAAGGCTCACCTGCATCCTCTTGATCATCATGAGCTGCTCCACCAGTGGCTGAGTCTCCCCTGTCAGGTTCATGGTTCCTTCCAGCATGATGAAGGCGTGGACCGACGGGAACAACGAGTGGTGCGGGGGGTCTGACTGTTCAGACAGAATCGTAGGAATACTGTGGGGCAAGATTGGTCAGATGATTATAAAAACATCCATCGTGGCTTCAATTATTGTTTACAAAGGCCATTGGCTTGTACCCCATAAGTGCTACATTCTCACCTCTTCACCAATGAAATGCACTCCTCCAGCTTGCCTCTCAGTGTCTGATTGGTTAGACTGTTGAGCCCCTCTGTCACTTTGATCAAAGCTTGCTCCACATTGGTCCAGGAAGCTTTGGAAACATATCACATGATGTGGAGTCAAACACACCAATGAAATTCATTCAAATCAAATGCTACACCAATATGAATACATTGTTATTTCAGTTTAATCAAAATAATATGCAGCTAActacatgtaaactcagcaaaaaaagaaacttcctctcactgtcaactgcatttattttcagacttaacatgtgtaaatataggtaacaagattcaacaacagacaaacgGAACAAGttacacagacatgtgactaacagaaatggaataaagtttccctgaacaaagggggggtcaaaatcaaaagtaacagtcagtatctggtgtggccaccagctgcattaagtactgcagtgcatctcctcctcagactgcaccagaacactgacattcctgtcttgcaggaaatcacgcacagaacgagcattATGGCTAGTGGCatcgtcatgctggagggtcatgtcaggatgagcctgcaggaagggcaccacatgagggaggtcttccctgtaacgcacagcattgagattgcaggcaatgacaagctcagtccgatgatgctgtgacacaccgccccagaccatgacggaccctccgcctccaaatcaatcccgctccagagtacaggccttgatGTATCGcgcattcctttgacgataaatgcgaatccgaccaacaaccctggtgagacaaaaccacaactcgtcagtgaagagcactttttgccagtcctgtctggtccaacaacggtgggtttgtgcccataggggACGGTGTTGCcgttgatgtctggtgaggacctgccttacaacaggcctaaaagccctcagtccagcctctcagcctactgcggacagtctgagcactgatggagggattgtgcgttcctggtgtaactcgggcagttgttgttgccatcctgtacctatcccgcaggtgtgatgttcggatgtaccgatcctgtgcaggtgttgttacacgtggtctgccactgcgaggacgatcaactgtccgtcctgtctccctgtagcgttgtcttaggcatctcacagtacaaacattgcaatttattgccctggacacatctgcagtcctcatgcctccttgcagcatgcctaaggcaccttcatgcagatgagcagggaccctgggtatctttcttttggtatttttcagagtcagtagaaaggcctctttagtgtcctaagttttcataactgtgaccttaattacctaccgtctgtaagctgttagtgtcttaacaaccgttccacaggtgcatgttcattaaattgttcatggttcattgaacaagcatgggaaaccgtgtttaaacccttcacaatgaagatctgtgaagttatttggatttttatgaattatctttgaaagggacacttttttttgctgagtttagttataGGACAACCTCTTAGAAGATTCTGTATCCCCTGACTGACCTTGGTCCTCCAGGCGAGCGATGTGGACTAGGGCCCTGTTCTTCTGGCTGTTCACCAACTCCCTTAGCCTCTCCAGGCAGGCCCTCAGGTTGGCTTCTGTGCTGGCCGACGGCCCCAGCTCCCTGAGCCTCTCGCAGTAGCAGGCGCAGCCCGTCAGGAGCCACACTACCACACCCAGAAGGGCCCGGCACAGACCGATGCACTCCTCCGCCTTCCCGTGGCAGCTGGGATGGAGGGTGGGTGGGGTTAGAATTGATGTTTGGGATTATTCTGGGGTATTATTTTTCAATGTGAAAGATGACTTGATGTCAGAAATGCACTCGCTCTCTGACGCTCTGAGATAATCATTCAACCAGCAGACTCGTAACTATTAATGCTTCAACCATATTtaacgcaaaaaaaaaaaaagaaagttgcATCTCTTTCTCAGCAGAGCCAGGATGAAACATTTTCTAGGGCTAACACCATTGTCAAATTTAAAAGAAGGAAGAATATAACAGGATGGGAGTGGGACGGGATAAAGCAAGTGTGTAGTACCTGAGACGGTGGCAGAACATGTCCATGATCTCCAACAGGGACTTGACGCAGAGCTCTCTGGAGAAGTCATCAAACTGCGGAACAAAAAGGAGCATGTCAGACAAGCTGTCATCCGATGAAAACATGCATGTCTGGTAGCAGTCGAGACCGTTGTTACTGGCCAGAGTGACAGAAAGAGGAACCCAACTCACCTTACTGATGGCTAAGAGAACACTTGAATAAGAGACCATCTGAGGAAATACAATGGCTTCCATTAATAATAATTGTGCATAAATCAAACACCTTTTGTCACTTTTCACCAGCAAATCTCCTACACTGTCTTGCCTACCATGGGAAGGAAGAATATGCAGATTAACCCTTCAATATCACAACAACTAAATACAGATCTTATATTAGTCCAAGCAATATGAAATGTGATATGTTCACTTTTTCATAAAAGCATGAAACTTAGTACACTTGTACTGTTTGGGGCCCTGAACATTTTCAGATATGGAGCCATCGCAGAAATGCCTCCCCCTGACCATTTTCCACTCCGTCATaacaaaaaacatttattttgtgtCACATCTCCTGAACCAAACATGATAACACAGAAAGGGTGAGGTTTGCAACTATGTTTTGCTGGTCAATGATTACAACGGTGCCATGTACACCAGAAACAGTTCTGATTATTATATAAAATTGTCAAGTGCCATGGGAAACTACTGGAAGAACAATAAAATCACTTTCTGACAACGTATGCAAAATAATATTATTTCAGCTGTCGTCTTTCTGCTGGTTGTGTAAGTATATACTGTGTAAATTCATGGAACACAGGAAGGCCTTTGAAAATATCTGGACACAGATTTGATAATATTCATTTGGGTCGGTGTTTgtgtttgtcctatttcacaATGCGTTTTTTGCATATCTCACTCTCCATGAGACACCCTTGGAGAATGGGGTAACGGCCAGGGTCTGCAATTATCAACAGTGACTCTTGGGCAATTAAGGTtaattgctcaagggcacatcaaccgATTTTGCACCTTGTCAactctgggatttgaactagcgacctttcagttactggccaaacgctctaaccgctagagAAACCCCTCGCCACGGAACGGGCGATATGGGCTGTGGGTGGGTTCAGCCTGGGCCGACCCACCACACGTTTTCAGTTGAGGAAGCTTTCCAGACAGACAAGCGATGGGCAGAGCGGGGATCTTCTACAGCTCAGTGGGCATATTTAATACAAAAACATTTTGGTACAGTGCAGATAGAAATGCCATTAACAGAACTGACATGATTCCTTAGATTcagaggcatgtttgttctacataaTACATATCTATCTATACGTTTGCTAAAGTTGTGTCCTTCCTCCTGCTGAAATCTAGCCACAATAACGATTAGTCACAAAAGTAGAATTTGCAGTTTGCCTTAAAAAGCAAAGCAAATACACACAGGGAAATCATGCCAATTTGGACTAGATTGGAATGTTGTTACATCATTTCAAATGAAATACAATGATTCATTAGTTTGACAAAAAACTGTTGAAATCCAACTGTGGAAGTATTAGACTGCAtaattgcattgggggcatactCCTATGCACTATAAAGCCTTAGCTACGGATTGTGCAcccatgaaatggggtatcagcgTACTCAGtgacaccaacagaaaacaattCTCAAGAGTATAAACAAGTATTAGCGTCTTAGCTCTTATTGCACGACATTGAAGGTGATTTTCCACAGTCAAAGTCAGTCTATTGTGTGCATTGGGCaatcatattgcactgtacagtctaacccagggtttcccaaactcggtcctgggggcCCACCCTAGGTGTACTCGGTCCTGGGGGCCCACCCTAGGTGTACTCGGTCCTGGGGGCCCACCCTAGGTgtactcggtcctggggcccacCCTAGGTGTACTCGGTCCTACTCGGTCCTGGGGGCCCACCCTAGGTGTACTCGGTCCCGGGGCCCACCCTAGGTGTACTCGGTCCCGGGGCCCACCCTAGGTGTACTCGGTCCCGGGGCCCACCCTAGGTGTACTCGGTCCCGGGGCCCACCCTAGGTgtatgttttggtttttgccctagtactacacacagctgattcaaataaccaactcatcatcaagcatTGATTATTTGATTCAGCTGTGTACTGCTAGGTCAAAAAATGTGCACCCAGGGGGGGGGGGGCCCAGGACCGGGTTTGCGAAACCCTGGCCTAAACCTTTAGATTGTGGCCCCATGAAATGGTGTGTCAGCCAGTGACACCCACAGACCACACTACtgtacagggcattcggaaagtattcagatcaacttttttcacattttgttacattacagccttattctaaaattgattaaatcgttttccccctccctcatcaatctacacactataccccataatgacagtggtTTAGAAACATTTactaatgtattaaaaataaaaactgataccttaacataagtattcagaccatttgctatgagacttgaaattgagctcagatgcatcctgtttccaatgatcatccttgagatggttctacaacttgattggaaaaaccaagccatgaggtcgaagaaattgtctgCAGAGCTCggagaaaggattgtgtcgaggcacagatctgggaaagggtaccaattCATCATAATCTTGAAGTGATCGGCCTGACTGatgcctgatgaatttactgtgttaatgaggcctcacctcctggttacactagtgaccatagcCCTGTGCATCCTgcaaaggcagaggtgttgctaacacTTATGAGAGCAAATTGCAATTTACAGAAAAAAATactgtcttttgagcttctagtcatgaaatacATGTAGCCCagtcaatcactttttatagctactctTTACTGGACTCCTGGGccgtatacagcgttcctcaccaAGTTCCCTGAATAACTCaaatcagaccttgtagtcatggcagatattcacatttttggtgacttcaatattcacatggaaaagtccacagacccactccaaaaggcttacggagccatcatcgactcagtgagTTTTGTCCAAcgtgtctctggacctactcactgccagagtcatactctggacctagttttgtcccgtagaataaatgttgtggatcttaatgtttttcctcataatcctggactatcggaccacaattttattacgtttgcaatcacaacaaataatctgctcagaccccaaccaaggatcatcaaaagtcgtgctataaattctcagacaacccaaagattcatagatgcccttccagactccctccacctacccaaggacattGGCGTACAAAAAACTGAGGATCTTAATTTAACCTTGCCTAATACCCTAGGATGCAGTCAAATCCCTAAAAACAAAACATTGGGCACAAGAAATTTGCTCCCTGGTaaacagaaaatacccgagccctgAAGAAAGCTTCCAaaaaaattggaacggaaatggcgctctATCATTTCCGTTGCAACTaacttggaaagacagtaccgtgcaatatcgaagagccctcactgctgctcgatcatcctatttttacaACCTAATTGAgaagaataagaacaatccaaaatgtatttttaatccTGTCGCAAAGcaaactaaaaagcagcatttaacagatgttagctttcacttcagcagtgataaattcaaaCTTCgatgaaaagatcatgatcattaaaAAAATTATTACAGACTCCACTTTgaatctgcgtatttctccaaagctcagttgaaCCGAAAGAGCTACTTCCGGTGCTTGGCCCTCCTGTTGAACAATacaaatggctccctatccagtattaaagcctctcttgaaaaagccaaaccttgacccggaaaatatttttttaaactaatcggcctatatcgaatctcccattcgaTCTCCCATTttggaaaaagctgttgcgcagcaactaacTGTGTTCCTGAAGACAAATCATGTAGACAAAATGCTTCAGTCACAAggcgcaggcctccttattgtccctagaatttctgagcaaacagctggaggcagggctttctcctatagagctcaatttctatggaatgatctgcctatccatgtaaaagacgcagactcggtctcgaccttaAGAGtccttactgaagactcatctcttcagtaggtcctatgattgagtgtagtgtGGCCCAGGTTTGCGAAGGTGAATGGCAAGACACTGGAGTGACGAACTGCCCTTGATGTTTCTGCCTGGCCGgctcctctctccactgggattctctgactctgatcctattacaggggctgagtcactggcttactagtgctcttccatgtcgtccctaggaggggtgcatcacttgagtgagttgagtcacagacgtgatcttcctgtccggtatTGCGCCCCCTCGGGCTTGTGTggtggaggagatctttgtgggctatactcagccttgtctcagggtagtcgGTTCATGGCccgttgatatccctctagtggtgttggGGCTGtgcattggcaaagtgggtgtggttgtatcctgcctggttggccctgtccgggggtatcgtcggacggggccacagtgtcccttGACCCACTGCAtgtctccagtatctatgctgcaatagtctatgtgccagggggctagggtcagtctgttatatatgTTGTAATTCtccttatctggtgtcctgtgtgaatttaagtatgctccctctaattttgtctctctccctcccggaggacatgagccctaggatcatgactcaggactacctggcctgatgactccttgctgtccccagtccacctggtcgtgctgctgctccagtttcaactgttctgcctgcagcaaGGGAACCCTGACCTGTGCACCGGATGTGCTACCCGGTGTCTCTC from Oncorhynchus keta strain PuntledgeMale-10-30-2019 chromosome 24, Oket_V2, whole genome shotgun sequence encodes the following:
- the LOC118357614 gene encoding mediator of RNA polymerase II transcription subunit 24 isoform X3, coding for MKVVNLKQAILQAWKERWSDYQWAINIKKNFPKGATWDYLNLAEALMEQAMIGPSPNPLILSYLKYAISSQMVSYSSVLLAISKFDDFSRELCVKSLLEIMDMFCHRLSCHGKAEECIGLCRALLGVVVWLLTGCACYCERLRELGPSASTEANLRACLERLRELVNSQKNRALVHIARLEDQASWTNVEQALIKVTEGLNSLTNQTLRGKLEECISLVKSIPTILSEQSDPPHHSLFPSVHAFIMLEGTMNLTGETQPLVEQLMMIKRMQRIPAPLFVLEIWKACFTGLIESPEGTEELKWTAFTFLKIPQVLLRLKKYPQGEKDFMDDVNIAFEYLLKLTPLLDKADQRCNCDCLSMLLQECNKLSLLSDSNTTNLTSKREYAPRLKTAENANIQPNPGLILRAEPTVTNILKTVDADHSKSPEGLLGVLGHMLSGKSLDLLLAAAAATGKLKSFARKFIKLNEFPKHISGEGSKSASVRALLFDISFLMLCHVVQTYGSEVILSDPSPSGETPFFETWLQTCMPEEGKTLNPDHPCFRPESGKVESLVALLNNSSEMKLVQMKWHEICLSTPAAILEVLNAWENGVLSVEAVQKITDNIKGKVCSMAICAVAWLVAHVRMLGLDEREKPQTMIRQLMTPLYGENTLQFYNERVVIMSSILENMCADVFQQTGLALRPPMEGQEPIPYRNLLSAKEPIHEALRKQFRSVLWKGWVDSGALHLFESLLHTGGVFWFTNNLVKELLKETRQEWANRVVELLYSIFCLDTQQITLTLLGHILPNLLTDSAHWHSLADPPGKALAKLSVWCALSSFSTHHKGQASARQRKRQREDIEDYSSLFPLDDTQPSKLMRLLSSNEDEPVVLSSPGDRSMSTSLSASQLHTVNMRDPLNRVLANLFLLISSILGSKTAGPHTQFVQSFMEECVECLEQGSRGSILQFMPFTMVSELVKLPALAKPRVVLGITDLTLPLGRRVAAKAISAL